A stretch of the Vicinamibacteria bacterium genome encodes the following:
- a CDS encoding GNAT family N-acetyltransferase, with amino-acid sequence MELRTQRLLLRHFRSTDIDAYASMCADPDVMRYLNPSGEVLSRGDAWRQMAMLAGHWQFRGYGMWAVEELRTQRFVGRVGLHYPEGWPDRELGWTLCRQFWGHGLASEAARAAAEYAFRELNWPHVISLIAPGNARSIKVAERLGSKPAGTVSERGVEHVVYRLDSWA; translated from the coding sequence GTGGAACTGCGCACCCAAAGGCTCCTCTTGCGGCATTTCCGTTCGACAGACATCGATGCCTATGCATCGATGTGCGCCGATCCGGATGTCATGCGCTACCTCAATCCAAGCGGAGAAGTACTCTCTCGAGGGGATGCGTGGCGTCAGATGGCCATGCTCGCGGGCCACTGGCAGTTTCGTGGCTACGGCATGTGGGCGGTCGAGGAGCTGCGGACCCAGCGGTTCGTCGGGCGGGTGGGTCTGCACTATCCCGAAGGCTGGCCGGACCGCGAGCTCGGTTGGACACTCTGCCGGCAATTCTGGGGGCACGGTCTCGCGAGCGAGGCGGCGCGGGCAGCAGCAGAGTACGCCTTTCGAGAGCTGAACTGGCCGCACGTGATCAGCCTGATTGCGCCTGGCAACGCCCGGTCGATCAAGGTCGCGGAGCGGCTCGGCTCCAAGCCCGCGGGTACAGTGTCGGAGCGCGGCGTTGAGCACGTCGTTTACCGACTCGACTCCTGGGCGTAG